The Coffea arabica cultivar ET-39 chromosome 4e, Coffea Arabica ET-39 HiFi, whole genome shotgun sequence genome includes a window with the following:
- the LOC113738744 gene encoding uncharacterized protein: MDFLKMKKFIRSQKPSLEINARDKTLPQPEEPKDKNVDDLDKAVDVDTSSTEAEDDDDDFITNEVKRRLKELRRKSFMALIPEEASPEDGEDVDEEEGDTSSSEWRDVQAEGQQFWSIFDALYDTYSERMLFFDRLIAQQLHEVDSHVPSSPSPRSSLKRLRSPFKCLSLKTVKEPEGEMEYLQPQASDPYEDLETAYVGQTCLTWEALHCQYTQLSQKISCGLETSTSYNQSAQQFQQFEVLLQRFIENEPFEQGSRPEIYARMRNSLPKLLQVPKVQGSDQKSMDEESDLHVLAPNLITIIESSILTFHQFLKTDKKKSGGVRSVFGSQDQMVTPLQQIQSSLEKKALKLKEQRKRTKSWKKKAWPSIAEDVDLLLGTIDVKVLSRVVRMVKMSKGQLFWCEEKMKRIDCCGGKLERDPSPILFPC; the protein is encoded by the exons ATGGATTTCCTCAAAATGAAGAAGTTTATTAGATCCCAAAAACCGAGCCTGGAAATCAATGCCAGGGATAAGACTCTCCCTCAGCCAGAGGAGCCCAAGGATAAAAATGTTGACGATTTAGACAAGGCAGTTGATGTTGATACCAGCAGTACAGAGGCTGAGGATGATGACGATGATTTCATCACTAATGAGGTCAAGCGGAGGTTGAAAGAACTTAGAAGAAAGAGTTTTATGGCGTTAATACCTGAAGAGGCATCGCCAGAGGATGGGGAAGATGTGGATGAAGAAGAAGGAGATACCAGCTCTAGTGAGTGGAGGGATGTACAAGCTGAAGGACAACAGTTCTGGTCAATTTTTGATGCCTTGTATGATACCTACTCTGAGCGAATGCTGTTCTTCGATAGATTAATTGCTCAGCAGTTGCATGAAGTTG ATTCTCATGTTCCTTCGAGCCCTTCACCCAGATCCTCATTGAAAAGGCTAAGGTCTCCCTTTAAATGCTTATCTTTGAAAACGGTTAAAGAACCTGAAGGTGAAATGGAGTACCTGCAGCCGCAAGCAAGTGATCCCTACGAGGACCTTGAAACAGCATATGTAGGTCAGACGTGCTTGACATGGGAAGCTCTTCACTGCCAGTACACTCAATTGAGCCAAAAAATTTCTTGCGGACTTGAAACTTCCACCTCTTACAATCAGAGTGCTCAGCAATTTCAACAGTTTGAGGTTCTACTGCAAAGGTTTATTGAAAATGAGCCATTTGAGCAGGGTTCAAGGCCAGAAATTTATGCTCGAATGAGAAATTCTTTGCCTAAACTGCTTCAGGTTCCAAAAGTCCAAG GCTCAGATCAGAAAAGCATGGACGAAGAGTCAGATTTGCATGTGCTTGCCCCAAATCTGATTACTATAATTGAGAGTTCGATCCTGACTTTCCATCAATTTCTGAAAACGGACAAGAAAAAATCAGGTGGTGTGCGGAGTGTTTTTGGAAGTCAGGACCAGATGGTTACTCCTCTTCAACAGATTCAATCTTCTCTTGAGAAG AAAGCATTGAAACTGAAGGAACAGCGGAAGAGGACAAAGAGCTGGAAAAAGAAAGCATGGCCCAGCATAGCAGAGGATGTGGATCTATTGCTTGGCACCATTGATGTCAAAGTGTTGTCTAGGGTTGTAAGAATGGTGAAGATGAGCAAGGGGCAGTTGTTTTGGTGTGaagaaaagatgaaaaggaTTGACTGCTGCGGCGGGAAGCTGGAAAGAGACCCCTCCCCCATTCTGTTTCCTTGCTAG